GACGGAACCTCGTGATCCGACGTCATCTCTGCAGATGCCATCTCCGCAGGCGCCATCTCCGCAGAAGCCACCGTTGTTGTCGAATTGACCTTTGGCAAACGCGCGGGTGCCTTGACCGCAGGCACCGAGGACTTGACCGCAGGTAACCGAGTCGGAGTTTGCGAATCCCCCCCCTCGGCAGATCCGACCATGATTCCCAGCGTTAGGACACCTACAAGCGTTCGGCGCGCCATCGATTTCAACCTCGCGACGTCTCCCTGAGGGAAGCGACGTGAAGGTGTCCGAAGTGCAGCGTCAAGCCGTCTCGGTCCGAAATCGACGATATTACTTGCTTGCGTCACGAGAACTATTTCCACTAGGAAATCACGGTTTCAGAAACGAGATCCGGCATCGCTATCGAACGATGAAGGTATGGCTACGGGTTCTTAAATCCAGCATGTTTTCATTCATTCGGCGAATCATGTCTGGCGTACTGTGGATTTGACGCATGAAGTAATTCGGCTCCATGCGACTACGCATCCGGACGCTCAACCGATAGGGACCTTTTTTCTGGATCACGGACGCCGGGATATGGTATTTCGGCGTGCGGTGATCCAGCGGTGCGATCGAGTGCGCTTCCATACGGATCAACGGTGGATGATTCAGGACGCTCACGGGCACGGCACCCGGTCGCAAAAACGGAATCGGATCGACGCTGAAATTTACCGGCAATGCCACTTCGCGATCGGTACCACGCACATTGTTGATCAAGAACTTGGTTTGCAAATTAAACAGATCTTTGTCGCGAGGCACGCGTCCTTGGGCCACATCGACGGAGTTCATATCCGCGAGGTCCCCCATCGAATCCAAGTAACCGCTCTCCCACACACGGCGTCCGTCGGGATCGATCAAGGCGACATTCAGCCATAATTGTGGCTGCGCCCCAAGCGATCCGGTGGGCAAGTTATGCCCCTCGCTCGTGTTCGAAACTTGGTAGGCAATTTTTAGCGGTGTCCCCGAGCGTGGCTCGCTCAAAAAGAAAGGTCCTTTGACGTCGACGCCCGCTTCAAGGGTGATCACCGCAGAAGATCGTTTTTCATCAATCTTCTGCTGATTGGCCGCGATAATCCGCCGCGCATCTCGACGGTCATCGGTGTTATCCCAAGGGGCTGGAAAATGCATATCCGGCGTAACGGACTGCTCAAACTCGTCGGTTCCCCAACCGGCTCGATAATCAAAATCGAGCCATTGTCGCGGCGTAAACTGCTTGGCCTTGGGGTTGTGCGGGAACACGCCTGGATGAGCGATCGAGTAGCCTGGTCCCCAAAATGTATGATTGGAGTGCTTCTTTACTTCACCAAACGGCTTCTCGTTGATTACCGCGGCATGACAATATTCGTAGCCGTCCGGTTTGCCCGGCACCGCCCCCATGTGACAATCTTGGCAACTGATCCCCTTGGCCGCCGCAGGGCCGTGGCGGTACTGGGCATGCACGATTTCCAATCCAATCCCAGGATGAACGGCCACTTGATGACACGACACACAGAGGTCGCTTTTCGTGAGCGGTTCGTAGAAGAAACTGCCCGAGTGCATCGCTTGTCCGGGGCCAGTTTGATGGGGCGACGTTTTCAGTTTTAATTCATCTGCCTTGGCCACCGCCTCAGCCACACCCGTTCCACAGGAACCGCCGCCGACGGGTTGATGAATGTCGCCCGGTTCGATGCGACGATCTCCGTTGCTGCCACGCCAATAGTGTTCGTTCACACGATGGCATGAGATGCACGTCACCCCTTCACGCACGACCGGCGGCATATCCAACACACTCGTCGTGCGAGGAATCTCCAATTGGGTTGCGACCGGAGAATGGCATCGCATGCAAAACGAACCCACCGTGCCCTGGGTATACTCTTGCATCACTTGCTCAAAACGCTGGAACATCGGCGAGATCACCGCATAGGCATGGCTGCTAACGCTCCACTCGTCGTAGTGCTTGGGGTGGCAACTACGGCATGTTTCGGCGGACGGGTAACAATTCTCGGTCCACAGTGCCTCGTGAGGATCCTTCGCCGGAGACGCTTCGGGTTTGGCAAGCTCTGGCTTCGGTCCAAGATAGTCCAGCGGATCCGACGGCATCGCCCCCTCGGACAACAGACCATCGGCCATCGGATCTCCACCGAGCAGATCATCTCCACCGAGCAGGTCATCCCCACCGAGTAAGTCATCCGCGATCAGCAAATCGTCACCGCCGAGTAGGTCGTCGTCGCCTCGCGGTCGTTGAAGTTTGCCTTCGTTCGCCAGCCGATCACTTTGAGCCGCGGCAATCCGAACGGGCCGAGCCAACTGCAAACGGGACGAATCATCCGCCGACAGGGAAAGCCACGTAATCGTCGCGAAGCCCGCACAAATCAGTGGGATTGCGATTTGACGCATGGGACAAAAGTCTTGAGTTGGAGCCAATCGGACAAGATGCACGCCGTGCAAAAGCACAGCCCCGTTGTGTTGTCCATCGACACGATTCCATCGTTACGACACCCCCAATAGGTTTTTGCGGAGCAGCTAACCTAATCGTCAAGGTTTAACATCGCGTCCATCGTCGCCTGGCGTTCTGGCGCATCCTCGTCATTTGCACTCTCGCCCGGACGGCGGCGTGGCAACGACTGGCGTCAGTTTTTCTCGACTGTCCGCCCCCGAGGCAATCATCGGCTTGGCAAGCGTCGGTTTGGCAAGCGTCGGCTTGGCGATCAACGGTCTTGCCGGATCACCGCAAAAGCATCGATTGTCCCGGTACAATCCCTAAAAAGTGCATCCTTCCCCTCATCCCTCTCGCTTTCTTGATTCTCACAACGAAAGCGTTCGTGGGGCGTCAAGTTTTCGAGTATGGTTTGCTGGAGAGTCGTATCGCGGGGGGAAGCCATGTCACGACACTCCTCTTTTCTTTTATCCATTGTGCCCCATCGATGGAAAATCAAGTCGTATGTATCAGACCAATGAAGCAAGCTCCGAAGAGGAGCAATCTCAATTCTTTCGCTGCCCCATTCAGGCAGCGGATGGCAAGGCCACGATACGAATCGGATGGAAACGAATCCCCGTGACCGTTCAAGAAACGTCGATTGAAGGATTCACGTTGACCGTGCCGGCAAAGTACACGTCACGGATCCAGATTTCCGGCCCCTGGGAACTCGTCTTTGCCGACTCGCGGACGGAAGTTCACCCCCAATGGTTTTTCAACGCTCCGGACGGTAACGCTCAACTCGCCGTTCGTCGCTTGCGCGATCTCACCAAACCCGATCGGATTCCCTCGTCATGGAGGATTCCGTTCCGCGGCCCTCGCTCTAACCAAAACGACAATGCGACCATCGCCTTCGGCGGCTTGGTGCTGGCATTTATCGCTGTATTGTCGTCGTCGAGAATTGGGGAGGAACTCGGGACCGCCAAGTACCTGCAATCCGCATTTGCCTCGGTCTGTAAGGGCATTCTCGAGACACTGCGGCCTTGGATGTAACGCGTCCTTGGATGTGATGTAACGCAAATACGTCCACTGCGAGTGGGCGCGCTACGATGAACGCCGCGGGGCGAGGACGCTAGAGCCGATAGTTCATATCCCGATACCTAAGCGAGCGAATATCGAGCTTGACGCGATCCCGCGCTAACGCGTCGGGTTGTGATTTTGATTCCACAGATCAACGAAAAGCCGTAACGCTTGGTTAAGGAAGCAGCGAAGACATTCCTAGTCGTTCGGATGCCATATCCACCTCCTAGGCTGACGGCCCTGGAAACTCATTCTGAATGCTCAGTTCGGTTTCATCATCGTCTTGGTCGTAGCTGAGCACCGAATGAACATGGTAGGGGCTCAGCCGTGCTTCGCCCCCGAGTTGCACCAAGTGAATCAAGAAAGAGCAGCCGACGATTTCGGCGTCACACTTTTCCAACAACCGGCA
The genomic region above belongs to Novipirellula galeiformis and contains:
- a CDS encoding multiheme c-type cytochrome, producing MRQIAIPLICAGFATITWLSLSADDSSRLQLARPVRIAAAQSDRLANEGKLQRPRGDDDLLGGDDLLIADDLLGGDDLLGGDDLLGGDPMADGLLSEGAMPSDPLDYLGPKPELAKPEASPAKDPHEALWTENCYPSAETCRSCHPKHYDEWSVSSHAYAVISPMFQRFEQVMQEYTQGTVGSFCMRCHSPVATQLEIPRTTSVLDMPPVVREGVTCISCHRVNEHYWRGSNGDRRIEPGDIHQPVGGGSCGTGVAEAVAKADELKLKTSPHQTGPGQAMHSGSFFYEPLTKSDLCVSCHQVAVHPGIGLEIVHAQYRHGPAAAKGISCQDCHMGAVPGKPDGYEYCHAAVINEKPFGEVKKHSNHTFWGPGYSIAHPGVFPHNPKAKQFTPRQWLDFDYRAGWGTDEFEQSVTPDMHFPAPWDNTDDRRDARRIIAANQQKIDEKRSSAVITLEAGVDVKGPFFLSEPRSGTPLKIAYQVSNTSEGHNLPTGSLGAQPQLWLNVALIDPDGRRVWESGYLDSMGDLADMNSVDVAQGRVPRDKDLFNLQTKFLINNVRGTDREVALPVNFSVDPIPFLRPGAVPVSVLNHPPLIRMEAHSIAPLDHRTPKYHIPASVIQKKGPYRLSVRMRSRMEPNYFMRQIHSTPDMIRRMNENMLDLRTRSHTFIVR